A part of Papilio machaon chromosome 21, ilPapMach1.1, whole genome shotgun sequence genomic DNA contains:
- the LOC123722179 gene encoding dnaJ homolog subfamily B member 13-like: MGFDYYGILGVKRSCKQHEIKAAYRRLALKYNPERYCDDENMKKIFALIAEAYDVLVNHKKRAIYDQYGEEGLKKGVPGPTDYIHPYSYHGDPLRTFHEFFGTSNPYADLLDYYEKPLPIFESPLGRGYKEKDPTIIRPLSLSLEEIYKGGLKKMKIQRLVFTNETCSELKLKEKVLSIPIKPGMYPHTEIKFKEEGDQGPTRIPADVIFLTEDRPHETYIRSGLSDLLTVRTISLKEALCGVTFTLMTLDSRVLRVKITDVITPTYEKIIEDEGLPLPACPTKARGNLIIRFQITFPDYISNRSKKAFEEAFKIKDEDDEKFEKMECGAFNATMT; this comes from the coding sequence atgggTTTCGATTATTACGGTATATTGGGCGTGAAGCGATCTTGCAAACAACATGAAATAAAAGCTGCGTATCGACGTTTAGCGCTCAAATACAACCCGGAAAGATACTGCGATGATGAAAATATGAAGAAAATATTCGCACTAATAGCTGAAGCTTATGATGTTTTAGTAAACCATAAGAAAAGAGCCATTTATGATCAATATGGTGAAGAGGGTTTGAAGAAAGGAGTCCCCGGTCCAACAGACTATATCCATCCTTATTCATACCACGGTGACCCTTTAAGAACCTTCCACGAATTCTTTGGAACTTCCAACCCTTACGCCGATCTTCTAGATTACTACGAGAAACCACTACCAATATTCGAGTCACCCCTTGGTAGGGGATACAAGGAAAAAGATCCAACCATTATCCGACCTCTTTCTCTATCACTTGAGGAAATATACAAAGGTGGTTTAAAGAAGATGAAAATTCAACGTTTAGTGTTCACGAATGAAACATGTTctgaactaaaattaaaagagaaaGTTCTTTCTATACCAATCAAACCAGGGATGTACCCTCATACTGAGATTAAGTTCAAAGAAGAAGGTGATCAAGGTCCTACTAGAATACCAGCTGATGTGATATTCCTTACAGAAGACCGTCCACATGAAACGTACATTAGATCAGGATTAAGCGATTTACTAACGGTTCGTACTATATCATTAAAGGAAGCGTTATGTGGCGTTACGTTCACATTAATGACGTTGGATTCACGAGTTTTGCGCGTCAAAATAACGGATGTTATAACACCTACTTACGAAAAGATAATCGAAGATGAAGGACTACCGTTACCGGCTTGCCCGACTAAAGCTAgaggtaatttaataatacgtTTCCAAATTACGTTCCCGGATTATATATCGAATAGAAGTAAAAAGGCATTTGAAGAAgctttcaaaataaaagatgAAGATGATGAGAAATTTGAGAAAATGGAATGTGGCGCCTTTAATGCGACTATGAcgtga
- the LOC106718597 gene encoding solute carrier family 35 member G1, with amino-acid sequence MPEHLELQQLVDISAGSGDETLPNLLENKRPLIKRCPYLGLLLATLSSLFFSLCSVIVKSLVNIDPLQLAMFRFIGVLLPTIPIVIYTEQPVFPEGKRLLLALRSVVGTVGLMLSFYAFRHMPLADASVIVFSVPVFVALFARVFLKEPCGIWNTISIILTLIGVILITQPPIFFGNEKPEHYSSLFGAVAAFMSTIFGANAYVLLRVLKGLHFSVIMTNFGGYALCQTLFYSIIFGILCMPSCGTERFLVVCLAIFSYLGQILLTMSLQMEQAGPVAIARSADIVFAFLWQIMFYNEIPSRYSILGAILVLSSVMLVGLRKWALGLPADSQLRKKLGVLAQ; translated from the coding sequence atgCCTGAGCATTTGGAACTTCAACAATTGGTTGATATATCAGCAGGCAGCGGAGATGAAACCCTTCCGAACCTTCTGGAGAATAAACGCCCACTGATCAAGAGATGCCCTTATCTTGGATTACTACTTGCGACACTATCCTCGTTGTTCTTTTCATTATGCTCCGTTATAGTCAAAAGTCTGGTAAATATAGATCCCTTGCAACTAGCTATGTTTCGTTTCATAGGTGTATTATTACCAACAATTCCGATAGTCATATATACGGAACAACCAGTATTTCCTGAAGGTAAACGTTTGTTACTCGCTTTACGTTCTGTGGTGGGTACAGTCGGCCTGATGTTAAGTTTCTATGCATTCCGACATATGCCACTTGCCGATGCATCTGTTATTGTATTTTCAGTCCCAGTTTTTGTTGCATTATTTGCTCgcgtatttttaaaagagcCATGTGGTATATGGAATACTATATCCATAATATTAACACTTATTGGCGTGATACTGATAACACAGCCACCGATATTCTTTGGCAATGAAAAACCCGAGCATTACAGTAGTCTATTTGGTGCTGTAGCAGCATTCATGTCTACAATATTTGGAGCTAATGCATATGTTCTTTTGCGTGTTCTCAAAGGATTGCACTTCTCTGTGATAATGACTAATTTTGGGGGTTATGCTTTATGCCAAACACTATTTTATTCTATCATCTTTGGCATTTTGTGTATGCCAAGTTGTGGAACGGAGAGATTTCTTGTTGTTTGCCTTGCTATTTTCAGTTACTTGGGACAAATTTTACTTACAATGTCTTTACAAATGGAACAAGCTGGTCCTGTAGCTATAGCCCGATCTGCGGATATTGTATTTGCATTCCTTTggcagattatgttctataatGAGATTCCTAGTAGATATTCAATTCTAGGAGCTATTCTTGTATTGAGTTCAGTTATGTTAGTAGGACTTCGGAAATGGGCTCTTGGGTTACCTGCAGATTCCCAACTGAGGAAAAAGCTTGGTGTTTTAGCACAATAA
- the LOC106718583 gene encoding zinc finger protein 271: MAAVNKSGLLNLEKVCRACLQIKKDMRPLFEQLTATMLMGISNVQVAVGDGLPSQLCLQCVHQISRCHAFKEMVERNDATIRDQLKWVAEETLKKNENKISITCAEQPFIQYIEVPMPNSNQMLDEFFTNTPEQAQSDKTENVEKTNFEDNKETTEQAPVKDDEALNMDENYMQMVVFQVTSSVSPGRHVCNLCHKEFKHGRWLKMHMRSHTNWIKANCKKPPMCPVCKKTFKGPGMLRMHMRTHEQRPPKQPTCSVCQRTFPSKTLLYRHRQTHFEQKMHQCTICEKRFFSGYALRSHLARHRGERPYMCTICSKSFYNPTDLKVHFRLHTGEKPLKCSECSKTFRRHSTLCQHMKKHRGIRNHICMVCNKGFYEVSKLTAHMRVHTGERPYECQYCDRKFAQQSALIYHRRTHTGEKPYSCKVCPARFTTSSARNNHMVTHTGNKKFICPVCFKGCTSRTELRIHSSKHTGEKLFGCELCSQRFSSASYLAVHRRHHTGERKYQCQTCGKGYIESSAYKKHLKTHMGKQDSESTENNATEPEKEEREKEAPHIITITEEKTEVQQQPQEQPVQISGPSPKRFKCGLCVKTYMYLHSLKKHMLSHMTEHHHQQQQLLQEQQQQQQQQQQQQQQQQQQQQQQQQQQQQQQQQQQQQQQQHHQQRQAQSQQLQSQLQQSQQLQSQQLQQSQQIPQQQLQQQVVQVGGVPQLALPLHVTGVQGGQHSYPVISSVQSLQLQQTHQQVNTPQQLQVQTIQIHPQHQPIQIHAVGVQQVQQQQLHVATSACQTMLPNILQLQPATVAVSGLSQQELSGVAHRIILQQPPTHPALYSIHH; the protein is encoded by the exons ATGGCTGCTGTGAATAAATCAGGGCTTTTGAACCTAGAAAAAGTGTGTAGAGCttgtttgcaaataaaaaaggatatgAGACCTTTATTTGAACAACTTACTGCGACAATGTTAATGGGAATATCCAATGTGCAG GTGGCAGTTGGCGATGGTTTACCATCCCAACTATGTCTCCAGTGTGTGCATCAAATATCCAGATGCCATGCCTTCAAGGAGATGGTGGAGAGAAATGACGCCACAATACGTGATCAGTTAAAGTGGGTAGCGGAAGAGACTCTCAAGAAAaat GAGAATAAGATCAGTATAACATGCGCGGAGCAGCCCTTCATCCAGTACATTGAAGTGCCAATGCCGAACAGCAATCAGATGCTGGATGAATTCTTCACCAACACACCAGAACAGGCACAGAGTGATAAAACTGAGAACGTAGAGAAGACGAATTTTGAAGACAACAAG GAAACAACCGAACAAGCACCAGTTAAAGACGACGAAGCTCTAAACATGGACGAGAACTACATGCAAATGGTGGTATTCCAAGTGACGTCATCAGTGTCTCCTGGCCGTCACGTGTGCAATCTGTGCCACAAGGAGTTCAAGCACGGCAGATGGCTCAAGATGCATATGCGATCTCATACTAACTGGATAAAGGCCAACTGTAAGAAGCCCCCCATGTGCCCGGTCTGTAAGAAGACATTTAAG GGTCCTGGTATGTTACGCATGCATATGCGCACGCATGAGCAAAGGCCGCCAAAACAACCGACATGTTCCGTCTGTCAGCGAACATTCCCGAGTAAAACCCTCCTCTACCGACATAGACAAACTCACTTCGAACAGAAAATGCACCAATGTACTATTTGTGAGAAACGCTTCTTTAGCGGCTACGCATTAAGGTCGCATTTGGCTCGGCACAGAGGGGAGAGGCCGTATATGTGCACCATTTGTTCTAAAAGCTTCTATAATCCTACAGATTTAAag GTGCACTTTAGGCTACATACAGGTGAAAAACCACTAAAGTGTTCCGAATGCAGCAAGACATTCCGTCGCCACTCCACACTGTGTCAGCACATGAAGAAACACCGCGGCATCAGGAATCATATCTGCATGGTCTGCAATAAAGGATTCTATGAAGTTTCCAAACTTACAGCTCATATGAGAGTACATACag GCGAAAGACCATACGAGTGTCAATACTGCGACCGTAAGTTCGCGCAGCAATCCGCATTGATCTACCACCGGCGCACTCACACCGGAGAGAAGCCGTACAGCTGCAAGGTGTGTCCTGCTCGCTTCACCACCTCCTCCGCCCGCAACAACCACATGGTCACACACACCGGCAACAAGAA GTTCATATGTCCCGTGTGCTTCAAAGGTTGCACCTCTCGTACGGAGCTACGCATACATTCCAGCAAACATACTGGAGAGAAGCTCTTCGGATGTGAACTGTGCTCGCAAAGGTTCAGCTCGGCTTCATATTTAGCTGTGCATCGGAGACATCATACTGGAGAGAGGAAGTATCAATGCCAGACTTGTGGAAAGG gtTACATAGAATCGAGTGCTTacaagaaacatttaaaaactcatATGGGTAAACAAGATAGTGAATCAACCGAAAACAATGCAACAGAACCCGAAAAAGAAGAAAGGGAAAAAGAGGCACCTCATATAATAACTATTACTGAAGAAAAAACAGAAGTTCAACAACAACCACAAGAACAGCCCGTTCAGATTAGTGGACCTTCACCGAAGAGATTCAAATGTGGCCTCTGTGTGAAGACTTATATGTATCTACACAGTTTGAAGAAACACATGCTGTCTCATATGACG gaACATCATcaccaacaacaacaactactaCAAGAGCAACAGCAACAAcagcagcaacaacaacaacaacaacagcagcagcagcaacaGCAGCAGCAACAGCAGCAGCAACAGcagcagcaacaacaacaacaacaacaacagcaacaacaacatcaccAACAGCGTCAAGCACAAAGTCAACAACTGCAATCACAACTGCAGCAATCGCAACAGCTACAATCTCAACAGTTGCAACAATCACAACAAATCCCACAGCAACAGCTGCAGCAGCAGGTGGTGCAGGTGGGCGGTGTGCCGCAGCTAGCGCTACCTCTGCACGTCACAGGTGTACAG gGTGGTCAGCACTCATATCCGGTGATATCTTCTGTGCAATCCCTGCAGCTGCAGCAAACTCATCAACAAGTCAATacg CCTCAACAGCTGCAAGTACAGACCATACAAATCCATCCACAGCACCAACCTATACAAATACAT GCAGTAGGTGTGCAGCAAGTGCAGCAACAGCAGCTGCACGTCGCGACATCTGCCTGTCAGACCATGCTGCCTAATATATTGCAG CTCCAACCTGCAACAGTTGCTGTATCAGGATTGAGTCAGCAAGAGCTGAGCGGCGTCGCGCACCGCATCATACTGCAGCAGCCGCCCACACATCCAGCACTCTACTCCATACATCACTGA